In a genomic window of Rhopalosiphum maidis isolate BTI-1 chromosome 4, ASM367621v3, whole genome shotgun sequence:
- the LOC113557547 gene encoding mucin-12-like isoform X3: MVDIFSGHSILLRVNNAMMSKNIAVLSLFVLLASVFGSDGRSSAGAVEPDEMDVYRLPGDTIPVSYNLNIMPDYNYFTDAVDFDGEVEIVIDVKSNTSTITLNCNDILIYVVYVHEEIEKYDVDVMEVCNDTQNEQCNILLKSQLKVGIQYVVSIEYHVHMQVNNMEGFYKSTYNNKNNHKEWLLLTYFEPTGARRILPCYDEPSYKTPFNITLTRPFNKSSRSNMPIYKSYYDKSWKEMRDVFVETPPISTHMIAFVVSGFNWMTNGSVAGSSPVYVFSDADRSDQLQYVSGEAPKLLAAMERFTEVQYDLPKLDLFAVPDFKSDAMGNWGLNTFREKYLLLDENSSAKANESGLSMVQREVARQWFGNLVTCSWWDYLWLHDAFAAYFQYFSIDLVYPDWRMSQMFVVERHQRALEYDQTPRRPITTFVHTPHDINDAFYDQTYDKAAAFLRMLKYTTNDTIFQQSLVRYLKQNKYVSADPDVLFAAFEYTVSKYQFNFGQNVTVTEFMKQWTEQSGYPMINVVKVNDEFIVTQEKCLMDTPDKITDSTRWYIGITYTTESSKNFENFTLATWCKPNVDKCVLSAPKNYGWFIFNLQSTGFYRVNYDNDNWSSLIRQLKETPNEIHVLNRAQLIDDSFYLARADKLHYSVPLRISSYLKIEDDVLPWYSVINGYSYLIERMRRNDTEYTDLRECVSNLAGIIYKKIKDQVVEKKNTEHIILTSWNTFSVWACQLSNEMCIQSAFDYYTRWQNGEKIPSDIRDAAFCVGVHITNTTTSWEQMFDLYKTTRSPSEKQSAQTALACTEDDTLLSRYLNYIFETEDGPIRKQDYKDVFKAVSTTARGLDVLIDFLVQNLNEIINKLTDGENIAIFIYSICTSKAALDSEINKLKQLKDDPKTPENLRKAFNKCYNQIEIDLYWYDKYHEIVNQNSGCSSEYTTTDEPKQSSTPKKESTTQIFTQTSTEITKEENTTLSEQTDTTTHIYTETKPSETSVSVTTDSTTRSYTEKEPTGTTLSEGTESTTQIYTETQPSKTTASALTDSTTQSYTETQPGETTSSGSSVSTTHSYTETQPGERTSSGSSDSTTQTYTETQTGEKTSPGSSVSTTHSYTETQPGETTSSGSSASTTSSHTETEAGETTSPGSSVSTTHSYTETQTGETTSSGSSDSTTHSYTETQPKETTSPGSSVSTTQSYTETQPGETTSSGSSDSTTQSYTETQPGETTSPGSSDSTTSSHTETEAGETTVSALTDSTTQSYTETQPEETTSPGSSVSTTQSYTETQPGETTSSGSSDSTTQSYTETQPGERTSPGSSDSTTSSHTETETGETTVSALTDSTTQSYTETQPEETTSPGSSVSTTQSYTETQPEETTSSGSSDSTTSSHTETQTEETTLFERSESTTQRYTETQPGETTSPGSSDSTTQSYTETQPGERTSSGSSDSTTQTYTETQTGEKASPGSSDSTTSSHTETEAGETTSPGSSVSTTHSYTETQTGETTSSGSSDSTTHSYTETQPEETTSSGSSDSTTQSYTETQPGETTALGSSDSTTSSHTETEAGEITVSALTDSTTQSYTETQPEETTSPGSSVSTTQRYTETQPGETTSSGSSDSTTQSYTETQPGETTSPGSSDSTTSSHTETEAGETTVSALTDSTTQSYTETQPEETTSPGSSVSTTQSYTETQPGETTSSGSSDSTTQSYTETQPGETTSPGSSDSTTHSYTETQPEETTSSGSSDSTTRSHTETEAGETTSSGSSDSTTHSYTETQPEETTSSGSSDSTTQSYTETQPGETTSPGSSDSTTQSYTETQPEETTSPGSSDSTTQSYTETQPGERTSSGSSDSTTQTYTETQTGETTSPGSSVSTTQSYTETQPEETTSSGSSDSTTSSHTETQTEETTLFERTESTTQRYTETQPGETTSPGSSDSTTQSYTETQPGERTSSGSSDSTTQTYTETQTGEKTSPGSSVSTTHSYTETQPGETTSSGSSASTTQTYTETQPGERTSPGSSDSTTSSHTETEAGETTSPGSSVSTTHSYTETQTGETTSSGSSDSTTHSYTETQPEETTSSGSSDSTTQRYTETQPGETTALGSSDSTTSSHTETEAGEITVSALTDSTTQSYTETQPEETTSPGSSVSTTQRYTETQPGETTSSGSSDSTTQSYTETQPGETTSPGSSDSTTSSHTETEAGETTVSALTDSTTQSYTETQPEETTSPGSSVSTTQSYTETQPGETTSSGSSDSTTQSYTETQPGETTSPGSSDSTTHSYTETQPEETTSSGSSDSTTRSHTETEAGETTSSGSSDSTTHSYTETQPEETTSSGSSDSTTQSYTETQPGETTSPGSSDSTTQSYTETQPEETTSPGSSDSTTQSYTETQPGERTSSGSSDSTTQTYTETQTGETTSPGSSVSTTQSYTETQPEETTSSGSSDSTTSSHTETQTEETTLFERTESTTQRYTETQPGETTSPGSSDSTTQSYTETQPGERTSPGSSDSTTHSYTETQPEETTSSGSSDSTTSSHTETEAGETTSSGSSDSTTQTYTETQTGETTSPGSSVSTTHSYTETQPGETTSSGSSASTTQTYTETQPGERTSPGSSDSTTSSHTETEAGETTSPGSSVSTTHSYTETQTGETTSSGSSDSTTHSYTETQPEETTSSGSSDSTTQSYTETQPGETTALGSSDSTTSSHTETEAGETTSSGSSDSTTQSYTETHPGETTSPGSSVSTTQRYTETQPGETTSSGSSDSTTQSYTETQPGETTSPGSSDSTTSSHTETEAGETTVSALTDSTTQSYTETQPEETTSPGSSVSTTQSYTETQPGETTSSGSSDSTTQSYTETQPGETTSPGSSVSTTQSYTETQPGETTSSGSSASTTQTYTETQPGERTSPGSSDSTTSSHTETEAGETTSPGSSVSTTHSYTETQTGETTSSGSSDSTTHSYTETQPEETTSSGSSDSTTQSYTETQPGETTALGSSDSTTSSHTETEAGETTSSGSSDSTTHSYTETQPEETTSSGSSDSTTSSHTETEAGETTSPGSSVSTTHSYTETQTGETTSSGSSDSTTHSYTETQPEETTSPGSSVSTTQSYTETQPGETTSSGSSDSTTQSYTETQPGETTSPGSSDSTTSSHTETEAGETTVSALTDSTTQSYTETQPEETTSSGSSDSTTSSHTETQTEETTLFERTESTTQRYTETQPGETTSPGSSDSTTQSYTETQPGERTSSGSSDSTTQTYTETQTGEKTSPGSSVSTTHSYTETQPGETTSSGSSASTTQTYTETQPGERTSPGSSDSTTSSHTETEAGETTSPGSSVSTTHSYTETQTGETTSSGSSNSTTHSYTETQPEETTSSGSSDSTTQSYTETQPGETTASGSSDSTTSSHTETEAGETTVSALTDSTTQSYTETQPEETTSPGSSVSTTQSYTETQPGETTSSGSSDSTTQSYTETQPGETTSPGSSDSTTSSHTETEAGETTVSALTDSTTQSYTETQPEETTSPGSSVSTTQSYTETQPGETTSSGSSDSTTQSYTETQPGETTSSGSSDSTTSSHTETEVGETTVSKYPATSIDPSTVSSTQETTLLEGTDSTTISYTESEKTEPPIDTTSLEPTYSTTHSFTNTSSVGTTASEYSETTVEKSTASSPLDTTLSKWTDSTTHVYTELSSAESTVSDYPYSTTDHSTANYTTPAPFDKPPRFMLSFFFFLFIFFIVVFIVIIFFWRRSYNNVSIKSTYISLYHI; encoded by the exons ATGGTCGACATCTTTTCAGgacacagtatattattacgagtCAATAACGCGATGATGTCAAAAAATATAGCAGTACTGTCGTTATTCGTCTTGCTTGCAAGCGTTTTCGGTTCCGATGGACGTTCTTCCGCGGGAGCCGTCGAGCCGGACGAAATGGACGTTTACCGACTGCCAGGTGATACGATCCCGGTCtcgtataatttgaatattatgccggattataattactttacgGACGCCGTTGACTTCGACGGGGAGGTAGAGATTGTGATCGACGTAAAATCGAACACTTCGACGATAACGCTGAACTGCAATGATATTCTGATTTACGTGGTATATGTGCACGAAGAAATAGAGAAATACGACGTTGATGTAATGGAAGTCTGCAACGACACCCAAAATGAGCAATGcaacattttgttaaaatccCAACTGAAAGTGGGAATTCAATACGTGGTAAGCATCGAATATCACGTGCACATGCAAGTAAACAACATGGAAGGATTTTACAAAAGTACATACAACAATAAGAACAATCATAAAGA ATGGTTGCTCTTGACATATTTCGAACCGACCGGGGCAAGGAGAATATTACCGTGTTACGATGAACCGTCGTACAAAACGCCTTTCAACATAACGCTGACAAGACCGTTTAACAAATCGTCACGGTCCAACATGCCGATTTACAAGAGTTATTAcga TAAATCCTGGAAAGAGATGCGCGACGTTTTCGTCGAGACTCCGCCGATCTCCACACACATGATCGCGTTTGTCGTCAGCGGATTTAACTGGATGACGAATGGCAGCGTAGCCGGTAGTAGTCCCGTATACGTTTTCTCAGACGCCGACCGCTCGGACCAGTTGCAGTACGTCTCCGGCGAGGCGCCAAAGCTGCTGGCGGCCATGGAGAGGTTCACGGAAGTGCAGTACGACCTACCCAAACTCGATTTGTTCGCCGTACCGGATTTCAAGTCGGACGCCATGGGCAACTGGGGGTTGAACACATTTCG tgaaaaatatttgttattggaTGAAAATTCCAGCGCCAAAGCCAATGAATCCGGGCTATCGATGGTTCAGCGAGAGGTGGCTCGTCAGTGGTTCGGCAACCTGGTCACGTGTTCCTGGTGGGACTACCTTTGGCTGCACGATGCGTTTGCTGCGTACTTTCAGTACTTTTCCATAGACTTG GTTTATCCAGATTGGAGGATGAGCCAGATGTTTGTGGTTGAACGGCATCAGCGGGCTTTGGAGTATGATCAAACGCCCAGGCGTCCGATTACAACGTTTGTGCACACTCCACATGACATTAATGACGCGTTTTACGACCAAACTTACGACAAGGCCGCAGCCTTCTTGCGAATGTTGAAATACACTACCAACGACACTATATTCCAACAGTCGTTGGTCCGATATTTGAAACAGAACAA GTACGTGTCGGCGGATCCCGATGTGTTATTTGCGGCATTCGAGTACACCGTTtccaaatatcaatttaattttggacAAAACGTCACAGTCACCGAATTCATGAAACAGTGGACAGAACAGTCCGGATACCCAATGATTAATGTAGTTAAAGTTAACGACGAGTTTATAGTAACTCAA GAAAAGTGCCTAATGGACACTCCCGATAAGATAACTGATTCAACTAGATGGTACATAGGAATCACTTATACGACAGAGTCGAGTAAAAATTTCGAAAACTTTACGTTGGCCACATGGTGTAAGCCGAATGTGGACAAATGTGTTTTGTCGGCCCCAAAAAACTACGGGTGGTTTATATTCAATCTACAGTCCACTG GGTTTTACAGGGTTAATTACGATAATGATAATTGGTCATCATTGATTAGACAATTGAAAGAAACGCCAAATGAAATTCACGTACTCAATCGTGCTCAGCTAATTGACGATTCTTTCTACTTAGCAAGAGcagataaattacattattcagTTCCATTGAGAAtatcatcatatttaaaaatagaagatGACGTGTTACCTTGGTATTCTGTAATTAACGGATATTCATATCTAATAGAGCGTATGAGGCGTAATGATACAGAATATACAGATTTAAGG gAATGCGTTAGTAATTTGGCAggtatcatttataaaaaaatcaaagatcAAGTAgttgagaaaaaaaacacaGAACATATAATTCTCACCAGCTGGAATACATTTTCAGTATGGGCATGTCAATTGAGTAATGAGATGTGCATACAATCGGCATTTGATTACTATACAAGATGGCAAAATGGAGAAAA AATACCCTCAGATATTAGAGACGCTGCATTCTGTGTTGGTGTACATATAACAAATACCACCACCTCGTGGGAACAAATGTTtgatttgtataaaacaaCAAGATCACCCTCCGAAAAACAGTCAGCACAAACAGCATTAGCATGCACAGAGGACGATACCCTTTTGTCTAG atatttaaattatatttttgagacTGAAGATGGACCTATTAGAAAACAAGATTATAAAGATGTTTTTAAAGCAGTATCCACCACGGCGAGAGGACTTGATGtcttaatagattttttggtgcaaaatttaaatgaaattataaacaaactaaCTGATGGAGAGAAcattgcaatatttatttactcaatATGTACATCAAAAGCAGCTCTTGATTCCGAAATCAATAaa ttaaaacaattaaaagatGATCCAAAAACACCAGAAAACCTCAGGAAAGCATTCAATAAATGTTACAATCAAATAGAAATCGATCTATACTGGTAtgataaatatcatgaaatagTAAATCAAAACTCAGGTTGTTCCAGTGAATATACGACAACTGATGAACCCAAGCAGTCATCCACACCAAAAAAAGAGTCAACTACCCAAATATTCACACAAACTTCAACAGAAATAACAAAAGAAGAAAATACAACATTATCAGAACAAACAGATACAAccacacatatatacactGAAACAAAACCTAGCGAAACATCCGTATCAGTAACAACAGATTCAACAACACGCAGTTACACAGAAAAAGAACCTACAGGAACGACATTATCAGAAGGAACAGAATCAACAACGCAAATTTACACTGAAACGCAACCTAGCAAAACAACCGCATCAGCTCTAACAGATTCAACAACACAAAGTTACACTGAAACTCAACCGGGAGAAACAACATCATCAGGAAGCTCAGTTTCAACAACACATAGTTACACTGAAACTCAACCTGGAGAAAGAACATCATCAGGAAGCTCAGATTCAACAACACAGACATACACTGAAACTCAAACCGGAGAAAAAACATCACCAGGAAGCTCAGTTTCAACAACGCATAGTTACACTGAAACTCAACCGGGAGAAACAACATCATCAGGAAGCTCAGCTTCAACAACAAGTAGTCACACTGAAACAGAAGCTGGTGAAACAACATCGCCAGGAAGCTCAGTTTCAACAACGCATAGTTACACTGAAACTCAAACCGGAGAAACAACATCATCAGGAAGCTCAGATTCAACAACGCACAGTTACACTGAAACTCAACCGAAAGAAACAACATCACCAGGAAGCTCAGTTTCAACAACACAGAGTTACACTGAAACTCAACCGGGAGAAACAACATCATCAGGAAGCTCAGATTCAACAACACAGAGTTATACTGAAACTCAACCTGGTGAAACAACATCACCAGGAAGCTCAGATTCAACAACAAGTAGTCACACTGAAACAGAAGCTGGTGAAACAACCGTATCAGCACTAACAGATTCAACAACACAGAGTTACACTGAAACTCAACCGGAAGAAACAACATCACCAGGAAGCTCAGTTTCAACAACACAGAGTTACACTGAAACTCAACCGGGAGAAACAACATCATCAGGAAGCTCAGATTCAACAACACAGAGTTATACTGAAACTCAACCTGGTGAAAGAACATCACCAGGAAGCTCAGATTCAACAACAAGTAGTCACACTGAAACAGAAACTGGTGAAACAACCGTATCAGCACTAACAGATTCAACAACACAGAGTTACACTGAAACTCAACCGGAAGAAACAACATCACCAGGAAGCTCAGTTTCAACAACACAGAGTTACACTGAAACTCAACCGGAAGAAACAACATCATCAGGAAGCTCAGATTCAACAACAAGTAGTCACACTGAAACTCAAACTGAAGAAACAACATTATTCGAAAGATCAGAATCAACAACACAGAGATATACAGAAACTCAACCGGGAGAAACAACATCACCAGGAAGCTCAGATTCAACAACACAGAGTTACACTGAAACTCAACCTGGAGAAAGAACATCATCAGGAAGCTCAGATTCAACAACACAGACATACACTGAAACTCAAACCGGAGAAAAAGCATCGCCAGGAAGCTCAGATTCAACAACAAGTAGTCACACTGAAACAGAAGCTGGTGAAACAACATCGCCAGGAAGCTCAGTTTCAACAACGCATAGTTACACTGAAACTCAAACCGGAGAAACAACATCATCAGGAAGCTCAGATTCAACAACGCACAGTTACACTGAAACTCAACCGGAAGAAACAACATCATCCGGAAGCTCAGATTCAACAACACAGAGTTACACTGAAACTCAACCTGGAGAAACGACAGCATTAGGAAGCTCAGATTCAACAACAAGTAGTCACACTGAAACAGAAGCTGGTGAAATAACCGTATCAGCACTAACAGATTCAACAACACAGAGTTACACTGAAACTCAACCGGAAGAAACAACATCACCAGGAAGCTCAGTTTCAACAACACAGAGATACACTGAAACTCAACCGGGAGAAACAACATCATCAGGAAGCTCAGATTCAACAACACAGAGTTATACTGAAACTCAACCTGGTGAAACAACATCACCAGGAAGCTCAGATTCAACAACAAGTAGTCACACTGAAACAGAAGCTGGTGAAACAACCGTATCAGCACTAACAGATTCAACAACACAGAGTTACACTGAAACTCAACCGGAAGAAACAACATCACCAGGAAGCTCAGTTTCAACAACACAGAGTTACACTGAAACTCAACCGGGAGAAACAACATCATCAGGAAGCTCAGATTCAACAACACAGAGTTATACTGAAACTCAACCTGGTGAAACAACATCACCAGGAAGCTCAGATTCAACAACGCACAGTTACACTGAAACTCAACCGGAAGAAACAACATCATCCGGAAGCTCAGATTCAACAACAAGAAGTCACACTGAAACAGAAGCTGGTGAAACAACATCATCAGGAAGCTCAGATTCAACAACGCACAGTTACACTGAAACTCAACCGGAAGAAACAACATCATCCGGAAGCTCAGATTCAACAACACAGAGTTACACTGAAACTCAACCGGGAGAAACAACATCACCAGGAAGCTCAGATTCAACAACACAGAGTTACACTGAAACTCAACCGGAAGAAACAACATCACCAGGAAGCTCAGATTCAACAACACAGAGTTACACTGAAACTCAACCTGGAGAAAGAACATCATCAGGAAGCTCAGATTCAACAACACAGACATACACTGAAACTCAAACCGGAGAAACAACATCACCAGGAAGCTCAGTTTCAACAACACAGAGTTACACTGAAACTCAACCGGAAGAAACAACATCATCAGGAAGCTCAGATTCAACAACAAGTAGTCACACTGAAACTCAAACTGAAGAAACAACATTATTCGAAAGAACAGAATCAACAACACAGAGATATACAGAAACTCAACCGGGAGAAACAACATCACCAGGAAGCTCAGATTCAACAACACAGAGTTACACTGAAACTCAACCTGGAGAAAGAACATCATCAGGAAGCTCAGATTCAACAACACAGACATACACTGAAACTCAAACCGGAGAAAAAACATCACCAGGAAGCTCAGTTTCAACAACGCATAGTTACACTGAAACTCAACCGGGAGAAACAACATCATCAGGAAGCTCAGCTTCAACAACACAGACATACACTGAAACTCAACCTGGAGAAAGAACATCGCCAGGAAGCTCAGATTCAACAACAAGTAGTCACACTGAAACAGAAGCTGGTGAAACAACATCGCCAGGAAGCTCAGTTTCAACAACGCATAGTTACACTGAAACTCAAACCGGAGAAACAACATCATCAGGAAGCTCAGATTCAACAACGCACAGTTACACTGAAACTCAACCGGAAGAAACAACATCATCCGGAAGCTCAGATTCAACAACACAGAGATATACTGAAACTCAACCTGGAGAAACGACAGCATTAGGAAGCTCAGATTCAACAACAAGTAGTCACACTGAAACAGAAGCTGGTGAAATAACCGTATCAGCACTAACAGATTCAACAACACAGAGTTACACTGAAACTCAACCGGAAGAAACAACATCACCAGGAAGCTCAGTTTCAACAACACAGAGATACACTGAAACTCAACCGGGAGAAACAACATCATCAGGAAGCTCAGATTCAACAACACAGAGTTATACTGAAACTCAACCTGGTGAAACAACATCACCAGGAAGCTCAGATTCAACAACAAGTAGTCACACTGAAACAGAAGCTGGTGAAACAACCGTATCAGCACTAACAGATTCAACAACACAGAGTTACACTGAAACTCAACCGGAAGAAACAACATCACCAGGAAGCTCAGTTTCAACAACACAGAGTTACACTGAAACTCAACCGGGAGAAACAACATCATCAGGAAGCTCAGATTCAACAACACAGAGTTATACTGAAACTCAACCTGGTGAAACAACATCACCTGGAAGCTCAGATTCAACAACGCACAGTTACACTGAAACTCAACCGGAAGAAACAACATCATCCGGAAGCTCAGATTCAACAACAAGAAGTCACACTGAAACAGAAGCTGGTGAAACAACATCATCAGGAAGCTCAGATTCAACAACGCACAGTTACACTGAAACTCAACCGGAAGAAACAACATCATCCGGAAGCTCAGATTCAACAACACAGAGTTACACTGAAACTCAACCGGGAGAAACAACATCACCAGGAAGCTCAGATTCAACAACACAGAGTTACACTGAAACTCAACCGGAAGAAACAACATCACCAGGAAGCTCAGATTCAACAACACAGAGTTACACTGAAACTCAACCTGGAGAAAGAACATCATCAGGAAGCTCAGATTCAACAACACAGACATACACTGAAACTCAAACCGGAGAAACAACATCACCAGGAAGCTCAGTTTCAACAACACAGAGTTACACTGAAACTCAACCGGAAGAAACAACATCATCAGGAAGCTCAGATTCAACAACAAGTAGTCACACTGAAACTCAAACTGAAGAAACAACATTATTCGAAAGAACAGAATCAACAACACAGAGATATACAGAAACTCAACCGGGAGAAACAACATCACCAGGAAGCTCAGATTCAACAACACAGAGTTACACTGAAACTCAACCTGGAGAAAGAACATCACCAGGAAGCTCAGATTCAACAACGCACAGTTACACTGAAACTCAACCGGAAGAAACAACATCATCCGGAAGCTCAGATTCAACAACAAGTAGTCACACTGAAACAGAAGCTGGTGAAACAACATCATCAGGAAGCTCAGATTCAACAACACAGACATACACTGAAACTCAAACCGGAGAAACAACATCACCAGGAAGCTCAGTTTCAACAACGCATAGTTACACTGAAACTCAACCGGGAGAAACAACATCATCAGGAAGCTCAGCTTCAACAACACAGACATACACTGAAACTCAACCTGGAGAAAGAACATCGCCAGGAAGCTCAGATTCAACAACAAGTAGTCACACTGAAACAGAAGCTGGTGAAACAACATCGCCAGGAAGCTCAGTTTCAACAACGCATAGTTACACTGAAACTCAAACCGGAGAAACAACATCATCAGGAAGCTCAGATTCAACAACGCACAGTTACACTGAAACTCAACCGGAAGAAACAACATCATCCGGAAGCTCAGATTCAACAACACAGAGTTACACTGAAACTCAACCTGGAGAAACGACAGCATTAGGAAGCTCAGATTCAACAACAAGTAGTCACACTGAAACAGAAGCTGGTGAA ACAACATCATCAGGAAGCTCAGATTCAACAACACAGAGTTATACTGAAACTCATCCTGGTGAAACAACATCACCAGGAAGCTCAGTTTCAACAACACAGAGATACACTGAAACTCAACCGGGAGAAACAACATCATCAGGAAGCTCAGATTCAACAACACAGAGTTATACTGAAACTCAACCTGGTGAAACAACATCACCAGGAAGCTCAGATTCAACAACAAGTAGTCACACTGAAACAGAAGCTGGTGAAACAACCGTATCAGCACTAACAGATTCAACAACACAGAGTTACACTGAAACTCAACCGGAAGAAACAACATCACCAGGAAGCTCAGTTTCAACAACACAGAGTTACACTGAAACTCAACCGGGAGAAACAACATCATCAGGAAGCTCAGATTCAACAACACAGAGTTATACTGAAACTCAACCTGGTGAAACAACATCACCAGGAAGCTCAGTTTCAACAACACAGAGTTACACTGAAACTCAACCGGGAGAAACAACATCATCAGGAAGCTCAGCTTCAACAACACAGACATACACTGAAACTCAACCTGGAGAAAGAACATCGCCAGGAAGCTCAGATTCAACAACAAGTAGTCACACTGAAACAGAAGCTGGTGAAACAACATCGCCAGGAAGCTCAGTTTCAACAACGCATAGTTACACTGAAACTCAAACCGGAGAAACAACATCATCAGGAAGCTCAGATTCAACAACGCACAGTTACACTGAAACTCAACCGGAAGAAACAACATCATCCGGAAGCTCAGATTCAACAACACAGAGTTACACTGAAACTCAACCTGGAGAAACGACAGCATTAGGAAGCTCAGATTCAACAACAAGTAGTCACACTGAAACAGAAGCTGGTGAAACAACATCATCAGGAAGCTCAGATTCAACAACGCACAGTTACACTGAAACTCAACCGGAAGAAACAACATCATCCGGAAGCTCAGATTCAACAACAAGTAGTCACACTGAAACAGAAGCTGGTGAAACAACATCGCCAGGAAGCTCAGTTTCAACAACGCATAGTTACACTGAAACTCAAACCGGAGAAACAACATCATCAGGAAGCTCAGATTCAACAACGCACAGTTACACTGAAACTCAACCGGAAGAAACAACATCACCAGGAAGCTCAGTTTCAACAACACAGAGTTACACTGAAACTCAACCGGGAGAAACAACATCATCAGGAAGCTCAGATTCAACAACACAGAGTTATACTGAAACTCAACCTGGTGAAACAACATCACCAGGAAGCTCAGATTCAACAACAAGTAGTCACACTGAAACAGAAGCTGGTGAAACAACCGTATCAGCACTTACAGATTCAACAACACAGAGTTACACTGAAACTCAACCGGAAGAAACAACATCATCAGGAAGCTCAGATTCAACAACAAGTAGTCACACTGAAACTCAAACTGAAGAAACAACATTATTCGAAAGAACAGAATCAACAACACAGAGATATACAGAAACTCAACCGGGAGAAACAACATCACCAGGAAGCTCAGATTCAACAACACAGAGTTACACTGAAACTCAACCAGGAGAAAGAACATCATCAGGAAGCTCAGATTCAACAACACAGACATACACTGAAACTCAAACCGGAGAAAAAACATCACCAGGAAGCTCAGTTTCAACAACGCATAGTTACACTGAAACTCAACCGGGAGAAACAACATCATCAGGAAGCTCAGCGTCAACAACACAGACATACACTGAAACTCAACCTGGAGAAAGAACATCGCCAGGAAGCTCAGATTCAACAACAAGTAGTCACACTGAAACAGAAGCTGGTGAAACAACATCGCCAGGAAGCTCAGTTTCAACAACGCATAGTTACACTGAAACTCAAACCGGAGAAACAACATCATCAGGAAGCTCAAATTCAACAACGCACAGTTACACTGAAACTCAACCGGAAGAAACAACATCATCCGGAAGCTCAGATTCAACAACACAGAGTTACACTGAAACTCAACCTGGAGAAACGACAGCATCAGGAAGCTCAGATTCAACAACAAGTAGTCACACTGAAACAGAAGCTGGTGAAACAACCGTATCAGCACTAACAGATTCAACAACACAGAGTTACACTGAAACTCAACCGGAAGAAACAACATCACCAGGAAGCTCAGTTTCAACAACACAGAGTTACACTGAAACTCAACCGGGAGAAACAACATCATCAGGAAGCTCAGATTCAACAACACAGAGTTATACTGAAACTCAACCTGGTGAAACAACATCACCAGGAAGCTCAGATTCAACAACAAGTAGTCACACTGAAACAGAAGCTGGTGAAACAACCGTATCAGCACTAACAGATTCAACAACACAGAGTTACACTGAAACTCAACCGGAAGAAACAACATCACCAGGAAGCTCAGTTTCAACAACACAGAGTTACACTGAAACTCAACCGGGAGAAACAACATCATCAGGAAGCTCAGATTCAACAACTCAGAGTTATACTGAAACTCAACCTGGTGAAACAACATCATCAGGAAGCTCAGATTCAACAACAAGTAGTCACACTGAAACAGAAGTTGGTGAAACAACTGTATCTAAATATCCTGCAACATCTATTGATCCATCTACAGTTTCCTCTACACAGGAAACAACACTATTGGAAGGAACTGATTCAACCACAATAAGTTACACTGAATCTGAAAAAACTGAACCACCGATAGATACAACATCACTAGAACCCACATATTCTACAACACATAGTTTTACTAATACATCTTCAGTTGGAACAACGGCATCTGAATACTCTGAAACAACTGTTGAAAAATCAACAGCATCCTCTCCTTTAGATACAACTTTATCCAAATGGACTGATTCAACAACACATGTGTACACAGAGTTATCGTCTGCAGAATCTACTGTGTCAGATTACCCATATTCTACTACAGACCATTCAACAGCCAATTATACTACTCCAGCCCCATTCGATAAACCTCCTCGTTTTATGttaagttttttcttttttctattcattttttttattgttgtgttcatagtgattatatttttctggCGTAGGTCTTATAACAACGTATCGATTAAGTCCACTTACATTTCATTGTATCATATCTAG